Proteins from a single region of Parambassis ranga chromosome 18, fParRan2.1, whole genome shotgun sequence:
- the LOC114451171 gene encoding uncharacterized protein LOC114451171 codes for MTSLSFVLYLIYLFWRRAAVALDNNLSLRVHQESGVISANVGDNVTLRCFYKDSVASMFYWFKQTPGQKPKLLSTFYKHKDSTFKGEFKDNPRFSLESKNGKNHLLISHLQISDSATYYCIGCYAYKFEFGDGITVNVKGSGLNIRVHQSESESFQPGDSVTLNCTIHTGTCDGEHSVYWFRPSEESRPGLIYTHGGRNDQCETHTQTHSCMYSLPLRSLNLSYDETYYCAIASCGHIVLMDGSDGTELSLADGVKSLDFLVYVLSGIWAFTTILCVVMAVLVCKIKERNPCQCTGSQAKSPDTSTTNTEQVIYVSRTCSTVQHHFRSVWSVKSGKVCSKMGLQMLIFYLTCLLFFNMVQTAPREASSPVHHDGAFVSAKTTESLTLQCYYDGDVAPRLYWYKQSVGQKPRLISTFFIYETNGTFHGEFKNNPRFTLLNENGGNHLKITDLRHSDSGTYHCVSSYLYSLTFSESVTVSVEESSVNIQVSVHQSISESIQPGGSVTLNCTVHTGTYYCTVTSCGHIQFGNETKLDIDEVDMVSYVWRGAFVFTFFCLSVLLAFTVCMMKKRNSCHTPEPQTRSSNLHTAETKDAWPAERLYYAAVGVNLTNRSRKQRDQTWSESVYYCAKQ; via the exons caGTGGCACTTGACAATAACTTGTCATTACGTGTGCATCAAGAGAGCGGCGTTATATCAGCTAATGTTGGCGACAATGTGACTTTGAGGTGTTTCTATAAAGACAGCGTTGCATCCATGTTCTACTGGTTCAAACAAACTCCGGGACAGAAACCAAAGCTCCTCTCTACTTTCTACAAACATAAAGACAGCACTTTTAAGGGTGAATTCAAGGACAATCCAAGGTTCTCACTAGAAAGCAAAAATGGCAAGAACCACTTGTTAATCTCGCATTTACAGATCTCAGACTCAGCTACATACTACTGTATAGGCTGTTATGCATACAAGTTTGAATTTGGAGATGGTATTACAGTGAATGTAAAGGGTTCAGGTCTAAATATCAGAGTTCATCAGTCAGAATCTGAGAGCTTCCAGCCAGGAGACTCTGTGACTCTGAACTGTACAATACACACTGGGACCTGTGATGGAGAACACAGTGTTTACTGGTTCAGACCCTCTGAGGAGTCTCGGCCAGGACTCATTTACACCCATGGAGGCAGGAATGACcagtgtgagacacacacacagacacactcctgTATGTACAGCCTGCCACTGAGGAGTCTGAATCTGTCTTATGATGAGACCTACTACTGTGCCATTGCCTCATGTGGACACATTGTGTTGATGGATGGATCAGATGGAACTGAGCTGTCATTAGCAG ATGGGGTGAAGTCTCTCGACTTTCTTGTCTATGTTTTAAGTGGAATTTGGGCATTCACCACCATCCTGTGTGTTGTGATGGCTGTCCTAGTGTGTAAGATAAAGGAGAGAAACCCCTGTCAGTGTACAG GCTCACAAGCAAAATCCCCTGATACCTCCACAACTAATACAGag CAAGTGATCTATGTAAGTAGGACATGCAGCACAGTGCAGCATCACTTCAGGTCAGTCTGGTCTGTTAAGAGTGGAAAAGTTTGCTCGAAGATGGGCCTTCAAATGTTGATTTTTTATCTCACATGTCTGCTCTTCTTCAATATGG TTCAGACAGCTCCTCGGGAAGCCTCCTCACCTGTTCATCATGATGGTGCTTTTGTATCAGCTAAAACAACCGAGAGCTTGACTTTACAATGTTACTATGACGGTGATGTTGCTCCCAGGCTTTACTGGTACAAACAGTCAGTTGGACAGAAACCAAGGCTCATCTCCACTTTTTTCATATATGAAACAAATGGCACCTTTCATGGTGAATTCAAAAACAATCCACGCTTTACACTGTTAAATGAAAATGGGGGAAACCATTTAAAGATCACAGATTTGCGCCATTCAGATTCAGGGACCTACCACTGTGTGAGCTCCTACTTATACTCACTAACGTTCTCAGAGAGTGTTACAGTCAGTGTGGAAGAGTCAAGTGTGAACATCCAAGTCTCAGTCCATCAGTCAATATCTGAGAGCATCCAGCCAGGAGGTTCAGTGACTCTGAACTGTACAGTACACACTGGTACCTACTACTGTACCGTCACCTCATGTGGACACATACAGTTTGGGAATGAGACCAAGCTGGACATAG ATGAGGTCGACATGGTATCTTATGTCTGGAGGGGCGCCTTTGTATTCACATTCTTTTGTCTCAGTGTGTTACTGGCTTTCACAGTATgtatgatgaagaagaggaacagCTGCCACACTCCAG AGCCTCAAACAAGATCATCCAACCTGCACACTGCAGAAACCAAG GATGCCTGGCCTGCAGAACGGCTCTATTATGCTGCTGTAGGTGTCAACCTGACCAACAGATCGAGAAAGCAGAGGGACCAGACCTGGAGTGAAAGTGTGTACTACTGTGCAAAACAATAG